In the Quercus lobata isolate SW786 chromosome 5, ValleyOak3.0 Primary Assembly, whole genome shotgun sequence genome, one interval contains:
- the LOC115989756 gene encoding transcription initiation factor TFIID subunit 9: MAEGDEDLPRDAKIVKSLLKSMGVEDYEPRVIHQFLELWYRYVVDVLTDAQVYSEHAGKPAIDCDDVKLAIQSKVNSSFSQPPPREVLLELARNRNKAPLPKSIAGPGIPLPPEQDTLIKPNYQLAIPNKQSSQAVEEMDEDEEGGVDPNPSQEQKTDMPPHTPQRVAFSLAKRPK; the protein is encoded by the exons ATGGCAGAGGGAGATGAGGACTTGCCAAGAGATGCAAAGATTGTGAAGTCACTGCTGAAATCTATGGGTGTCGAGGACTATGAACCTCGTGTTATACACCAATTTTTAGAACTGTGGTATCGATATGTTGTTGATGTATTGACAGATGCACAGGTCTACTCGGAGCATGCTGGCAAGCCTGCAATAGACTGTGATGATGTCAAGCTTGCAATTCAGTCGAAAGTCAATTCTAGCTTCTCACAACCACCACCACGAGAG GTCTTACTGGAGCTGGCTCGAAACCGGAACAAGGCACCATTACCAAAGTCTATAGCCGGACCTGGGATTCCTCTCCCACCTGAACAGGACACGCTGATCAAACCAAACTACCAACTTGCAATCCCAAATAAGCAATCTTCCCAAGCAGTTGAAGAAATGGATGAGGATGAAGAAGGTGGTGTTGATCCTAATCCGTCACAAGAACAGAAGACAGATATGCCACCGCATACTCCTCAGAGAGTGGCCTTCTCCCTCGCAAAACGTCCCAAGTGA
- the LOC115989757 gene encoding uncharacterized protein LOC115989757, with protein sequence MATFTYTSQYSSQRSVAMVLALVSAIVLSPLYVTRKNDTRYYETKWSSGFVLPMVLAGLIIAIKTTSSCSSMSAQGGRASIIPSPDPSWVLRIGSSSWGLAGILVMLLLVLSWQESVQEFFWR encoded by the coding sequence ATGGCTACCTTTACTTACACAAGCCAATATTCATCTCAAAGATCAGTAGCCATGGTGCTAGCTCTAGTTTCTGCAATTGTTCTATCGCCATTGTACGTGACACGGAAAAATGACACGCGATATTATGAGACAAAATGGAGTTCTGGCTTTGTTCTACCTATGGTTCTAGCAGGACTCATAATTGCCATTAAAACAACCTCATCATGTTCATCCATGTCTGCACAAGGAGGTAGAGCTTCAATAATTCCATCTCCAGACCCTTCATGGGTGCTTAGAATTGGAAGCTCATCTTGGGGGCTTGCTGGTATCTTGGTTATGCTGTTGCTTGTGCTATCATGGCAAGAATCTGTACAAGAGTTTTTCtggagatag
- the LOC115989755 gene encoding probable GTP diphosphokinase RSH2, chloroplastic, protein MAVPTIALYASPPSSVCSTPHSSYDFELGSSPPSTCQKPVIGGLSCLFSSSSSVRSSSSFCSDELKSEELKELSLSSSYGYSSPSKFSGSFLKKDLSPVSVFQGPVSCCSSGSNSVVVGSARGSSACTNNTSSPTLSFQSGLFNGFVRNAYGSCLDYGSSTSGLEVCGDELNVEELTFNIEVEQGNAEPYVKELLLGAQLRHKIFREDFVVKAFYEAEKAHRGQMRASGDPYLQHCVETAVMLALIGANSTVVAAGLLHDTLDDSFMNYDYVFGTFGAGVADLVEGVSKLSHLSKLARDNNTANKTVEADRLHTMFLAMADARAVLIKLADRLHNMMTLDALPPAKQQRFAKETLEIFAPLANRLGISSWKDRLENLCFKHLHPDQHEELSSKLVESFDEAMITSATEKLKQALKAKSVSYQDLSGRHKSLYSIYSKMLKKKLTMDEIHDIHGLRLIVDNEEDCYKALRVVHQLWPEVPGKLKDYISHPKFNGYRSLHTVVMDEGMVPLEVQIRTREMHLQAEFGFAAHWRYKEGDCKHPSFVLQMVEWARWVVTWQCETMNSSIAYADSIRPPCTFPSHSEDCPYSYKPHCGQDGPVFVIMIENDKMSVQEFPANSTIMDLLERSGRGSLRWTPYGFPLKEELRPRLNHQPVNDPMCKLKMGDVLELTPAIPDKSLTEYREEIQRMYDRGLTVSSSGPAASSIVGWRS, encoded by the exons atGGCGGTTCCAACCATTGCTCTATACGCAAGTCCACCAAGCAGCGTGTGCTCCACACCACACTCATCGTACGATTTCGAGCTGGGCTCATCTCCACCGTCTACGTGTCAGAAGCCTGTGATTGGAGGCCTCTCTTGCCTCTTCTCATCGTCCTCTTCAGTAAGATCCTCTTCCAGCTTTTGTAGTGATGAGTTGAAGAGTGAGGAATTGAAGGAGCTGAGCTTGAGTAGCTCTTATGGTTATTCTTCTCCAAGCAAGTTTTCTGGGTCCTTTTTGAAAAAGGATTTGAGCCCTGTCTCAGTTTTTCAAGGGCCAGTTTCTTGTTGTAGTAGTGGTAGTAATAGTGTGGTGGTTGGTTCAGCTAGGGGTAGTAGTGCTTGTACTAATAATACTAGTAGTCCCACATTGAGTTTCCAAAGTGGTTTGTTTAATGGGTTTGTGAGGAACGCTTATGGTTCTTGTTTAGATTATGGTTCTTCTACATCAGGACTGGAGGTTTGTGGGGACGAGTTAAATGTGGAGGAGCTGACTTTTAACATAGAGGTGGAGCAAGGGAATGCTGAGCCTTATGTGAAGGAGTTGTTGTTGGGTGCACAGTTGAGACACAAGATCTTCCGTGAGGATTTTGTGGTTAAAGCTTTTTATGAGGCTGAGAAAGCTCATAGAGGGCAG ATGCGTGCTAGTGGAGATCCTTATTTGCAGCATTGTGTGGAGACTGCAGTGATGCTGGCTTTGATTGGAGCTAATTCGACTGTGGTTGCTGCAGGGCTTTTGCATGACACTCTGGATGATTCTTTTATGAATTATGACTATGTTTTTGGGACTTTTGGTGCTGGGGTTGCTGATTTGGTTGAAGGG GTCTCCAAGCTAAGTCACTTGAGTAAGCTTGCACGTGACAACAATACAGCTAATAAAACAGTTGAGGCTGATCGCTTGCATACCATGTTCCTTGCGATGGCTGATGCAAGGGCTGTCCTCATTAAATTGGCGGATCGATTGCATAATATGATGACACTAGATGCATTGCCTCCAGCTAAGCAACAAAGGTTTGCGAAGGAGACCTTGGAGATTTTTGCACCCTTGGCTAATCGTTTAGGAATCTCTAGTTGGAAGGATCGACTAGAAAATCTGTGTTTTAAGCATCTCCACCCAGACCAGCACGAAGAATTGTCCTCTAAGCTTGTTGAGTCGTTTGATGAGGCGATGATCACTTCTGCCACAGAAAAATTAAAGCAGGCTCTTAAGGCTAAATCTGTTTCTTATCAGGACTTATCTGGGCGGCATAAGAGCTTGTATAGCATATACTCCAAAATGTTGAA AAAGAAGCTAACTATGGATGAAATTCATGACATTCATGGGTTACGTTTGATTGTTGACAATGAGGAGGATTGCTATAAAGCATTGAGAGTTGTTCACCAGCTATGGCCTGAAGTACCTGGAAAGCTCAAGGACTACATTAGTCATCCCAAGTTTAATGG GTATCGATCTCTACACACAGTAGTGATGGATGAAGGAATGGTTCCTCTTGAAGTTCAAATCCGGACAAGGGAGATGCATTTGCAGGCAGAATTTGGATTTGCGGCTCATTGGAGATACAAGGAAGGTGATTGTAAACATCCTTCATTTGTTCTTCAGATGGTCGAGTGGGCTCGATGGGTTGTTACCTGGCAATGTGAGACAATGAATTCATCCATTGCCTATGCTGATTCGATTAGGCCACCCTGCACATTCCCTTCACATTCTGAGGATTGTCCGTATTCATATAAGCCACACTGTGGCCAGGATGGGCCTGTGTTTGTGATCATGATCGAGAATGATAAG ATGTCAGTACAGGAGTTTCCTGCTAACTCGACGATAATGGATTTGTTGGAAAGATCTGGACGAGGAAGCTTAAGATGGACCCCGTATGGTTTCCCTCTGAAGGAAGAATTGAGGCCgaggctgaaccatcagccagTGAATGACCCCATGTGCAAGTTGAAAATGGGGGATGTGTTGGAGTTAACTCCAGCCATACCTGACAAGTCTTTGACAGAGTACAGGGAAGAGATTCAGCGAATGTATGATCGCGGGCTGACTGTATCTAGCAGCGGCCCTGCTGCTAGCAGTATAGTTGGATGGAGAAGTTGA